The region CAATTTTACTTATTCATTAAACACACATGATCTTATAATtaatttcacaagaaaatttAATTCTTGTTTTTTACAACTTCTTGGAAAATAACCAAATGTGGACCAATGTTTAGCTTTCGGAATCAATACccctaaaacaaataaatttaaagaatCATAATAAATGATGGGCGATTGTTTTGAATTTGTCAGGTGATAACTACCAACAAATAAGAGTGAATGACTCAATTAATATtctccttaaaaataaaaacgtgTGATGGAACCGATATGGATTTGAATAATAAATCGTTGACAGAAACCTAAACGGATGTTAGATTTGAATAATAAATTCGTGGTGCATTTTTACATCAATCATTGATTATTAGCAGTACTGAAAACGTGTAAAAGGCTAACTACATTTGTATCAGTGTCAGCAATCGGCAAAACTGGAAGTAACAAAATCTgaataaaaaaatggaattgaagaaaaaaaaaggaatgtgGTCCAATATCATTGAAGCTAAACTCCATGGATTTAGAATGGAGAGGGCTCAAGCAGATTGGACCAAACATTTTCTATGTGCACAAATAAAATCTCGGGAATGAGAGTAATAAACAATCCGGAGAAGAACTATGTGCAGTGGAGCtttgcaataaaaaataaattgcgTAAAAAAAAGCATTAACTCAAGTTGGAAACAGTTGATAAAAGGGAGGCAGGCGCCGATAGTTATGGCTAACTCTAAACCAATTTCGCTTCTTTATAAGGACAGACAGTGTGGGTTGTGGGCTGGGCCCTTTCACTCAAACCCTAATCCATAACAGCATCAATAATAAATGTTGCAGCAATGGAACCCTTTTTGAGTAAGTGAATTTTATTAACAGTGAAATACATAAATCGTATCTAATCTTTCattttcgcacataaatggtacatgatctttattttatatcgtttttagtacttataaatcacatttttagtACTTGATGCAATTTTACCCCAAAATACACTTtaaacaaattcatttttctatttgtGTCATAAAAGATATTTTAGGCATTTGAtaaaactagtaccaaaagtgatattataatatcttctcgcattctcctcactctttatactattattattaatcaatattaatattattattttgatattataaattaataatttatttatttttttaatatcatttaaatatacttaatcataattatagttataattatatttaattattataataatatgattgctataatagtaaaaactagtactagtaattattaaataataattattattttatattaaattaataactaatcaatatagtcttaatcaaaatttaaaattgtgaattgtattcataatgataaatagttaaatatttttagttaggtgtttcaaccctaaaatgagcataaataatttaattaaaaatattcaattgatttaattactttaaataattaatttaattaggtgttttgttattgatttatattatgaatgcaattagatgtatgtataaaacactaaaaagaaagaagaaaaagaagagaaaagaaaaaagaggaaacataaactaaggagaaaaaagaaagaagaaaggaagataaaatactaaaaagaaagaagaaaatgaacaaaaaaaaggaagaataaactaaagaagaaaaaaagaaataagaacggaagaaaaaaaaatcacatatttggttctatttaattgaaatttccaaaaatatcctccttaacaaaaaaaatcacatatttggtacctaaggttatttttgtcatggggtaccaaaaacgatataaaataaagataaggtaccatttatgtgcaaaagtgaaagatcaggtaccatttatgtagttcactcttttattAAAACAATACATGAGATATAGAGTCCTCGtgtaactttttctttttattaccCGATAGATTTCCGCCAGAAACATATCCTACGTGGTACGCCGGAAGTGTGACTTGGCAAATCGTTGGCAGTATATAAAACGACGTAGTTTTACACACATAAAATGACATCGTTTTATGCgttttgaattaaattaaaattaggatTTCATTCTCATGTGTTGAATACACGATTTCACATCCTTTTCTGAGTGGCGAAGTTTCTCAAGTGGTAATCCagaatttaaaacaaaaaaaaaggttgCCATGTCATCACACACTTAGCATCCACATCATCTTCCACGTCAATTTAAATACACACGTATGCAACATTTAGCCGAAAAAAACCCGACTTGGGAAATCAGAGCACGGGGGTAAAGtacatgacttttcatgcaacatttaaagttcacgggAAAAACAAACTTTTttgaaagttcatgactttacaTACAATTTGCCcttttattattgtattgttTTTAGGGATATTAAATCGCCTAATATCaccaaattttttaaatatcttTTTTTCATGAACTATTAACTTAGTATCatagttgttgaattttttcCACCGGCGACAAAATCCAACTACAATTGGCAACTTTGTAATTATATCACTATCATTTTTCAATAGTAATCATatcttatttgattttaataaGAATGAAATGATAGTAGCCATATTTACTGtaataacaaatgaaatgtAGCTGAATTTTGTGGCTAgtgaaaaaaattgattaactatttaagttcatgatattatatgTTAAGTTTAAAGTTGTGAAAAAAACAAAGTTTTAGAAAGTTTCGTAAAAAGATTtatagtttattaaaaataaggAACGCCCTTTGAAATGCAAATCGACTTTTAAAATGTTCGAGTTCCCAGAAAACGTATATCTTGTTTTGTTTCTTCACTTACTTTATTTAAGCCCATCCCTTGTATAGTTCTTTTTACGAAATTTACGAGGAAAACGTAAGCAGTTTTTCTCTTTCGTGATAATGCATATCTAATTCCATGATACATTAGTATACAATATTTGCCAGAAAACATAAAATCAAGCACATATTGAAAAATTTTCACCATGGAAGGCTACAAAACATTTCAATTAGTACGCTTTTCCAAAGCTGttaataaaaagataacaatgAAATTCATCCACGACAAATCATCATCAATCATAACTAGCATTCAAGAACTTCAATAGCTCATTCCTGTTGTTCTCAGCCAAGTTGTCTTCCTTTGTTTTATCCAGCTTCAGTAAtatctataaaaggaagtgTCATATTCATTAGTTTAAAATAGCAACATAATATTGTAAATGCTGGTAAGGGGTATTAAACTGATAAGAGGTTCATGTGCACCATTGTAACAATGCAAGAATAAGTTAATATATTTGCGAATGCTGTTCAACGAAAATAACACATGAGCGCTTGCGTGCATTGCATGTATGCTGCATATGCAGATGAAGGAATGAGCCATACCTTTTTCCCAGAGACGGCACTGCGACGAGCACTGCCATCTTTCTGCTTTCCCAAGAACTGAATAAACATGGTATACATCAGAAAACACATGACATATCTATAACTGCGAGGATACAAGCAGCGCATAACAGATTTCAgacaatcaaaataaaatcctTGGAAAGCTGCACGGGAGTCGGGACCACTAGTCTCATGCTTCTTCTGTATATAGCTCACATTGGCATGACAACACCAAGCCACAAACATCCAGAGAGCCatatcttaaagatggtaatcgagagaggtataACAAGATTGGTAAGGCATGTTGAAGATAGAAGTAGAGATGTAGTATTTCTTATGTATTTGTTGTTGTATTTGACTACTCAtcaccctagtatttatagggattTTGAGACCTTTCAACTACACAATAAATGAGACTTGGAACTCTACTAGCTAGGAACTATACAATATTGAATGTACTCTAGGGACTTCCACTATAATAAGTAGTGGGCGGCCATTTATGTTTTgtatttccaacactccccctcaaattgagcaacggtatctccgatactcaacttgccaaGAAATTCTTTGAAAACTTTAGACCGAGTGCCTTGGTCAGTATGTCTGCAAGTTGTTCCTCAGATAGGACGAACGGGAATTCAATAATACCTCCTTCaagtttttctttgatgaagtgacgATCAACTTCGACATGTTTCGTTCTGTCATGCTGCACGGGATTCTCTGGGATGCTGATAGCTTCTTTGTTGTCACAAAAAAGTTGACTTTTCCGAGAAGGTGGAAAGCCAATTTCTGTTAACAACGTTCTTAGCCATAATATTTCCATCAGGCCACTTCTTATTTCTCGAAATTCTGCTTCCGCGCTAGATAGGGCTACAACCTTTTGCTTTTTACTCCTCCAGGTGATTAAGTTAcccccaacaaaggtaaaatatcctctAGTGGATTTTCTGTCAACTAGATTGCTTATCGAATCAGCATCAGTGTATCCATTAATTTCCAAGTCTCCCTTATTTTCTAAGAAGACCCCATAATTGGGTGTCCCCTTAAGATACCTCACTATTCTCATGGCGGTGTCCATATGGTCTTCTTGAGGTTGGTGCATGAATTGATTGACAACTTCAACTGCATATGTGATGTCCGGTCTAGTGTGAGAAAGATAGAGAAGTTTTCCTACTAACCGTTGATATCTTTCTCGATCTGTAGGCGTGACTCCATCCAAAATCTTCAGTCCATGGTTAGGCACCATTGGAGTTTCGGCGGGCTTGTAGTCTAGTAGACCTTCTTCCGCTAGCATGTCCAATACATACTTTTTATGTCTTAGAAATATTCCATGCTTTGACCTCAACACTTCAATTCCTAGGAAGTACTTCAGAtctcccaagtccttcatttcaaattcctTGAAAAGATTCTCTTTAAGATGTTGGATTTCTTCGGCATCATCTCCAATTATGATCACGTCGTCAACATATATGATTATACATGTCATTTTTTCGTTCCTCTTCTTTAGGAATAGCGTGTAGTCTGAATGACTCTGTTTGAATCCTTGTTTGACCATTGCCTGGCAAAATTTTTCGAACCATACTCTCGGGGATTGCTTTAATCCATACATGGTTTTTCTTAGTCTGCAAACCTGTCCTTTATCAAAGTCTTCGTGAAAGCCCAGGGGAACCTCCATGTATACTTCCTTATTTTTCTCAAGTTCTCCTGTAGAAAGGCATTTGTAACATCAAACTAATATAATGGCCATTCCTTACATGCAGCAACAGATAGAAGAGCTCTTACAGTGTTTAGTTTGGCCACCGGGGAGAAACTTTCTTCATAGTCTACTCCATACACCTGAGTATATCCCTTAACAACCAAtcttgccttgtatctctcgattgaaccatctgcacgtctttttatggtgaagatccaatgacatcctactggtttctttcctgGAGGTAGAGTGAACTTTTAccatgtttcattttttatcaagGCATCAATCtatttcttcatggcttccctccaatgtttgtgtTTCATTGCCATCTCAAAGGACAAtggaatttcttcttcttcataaagtGCGGTCTCAAATGCCCTTGTCATTTCAGTGACGTGCCCTTGTGTTAGGTTTGCAACAGAGTACCGAGATTTTCGTCTAGTCTGGCGAATATCTTTTGGGAGGAACACCCCCCGTGCTTCTCTGGGGTAATTCATAGTGCCCTGTCTTTTGTTCTGTACACAACTCATCTGCATGGCTCATGTCACTGTCAGAGGTTTCAATTGAATTACCAATATCGGGATCTGAAAGAATTACCTTAGGATTCAAAGACTGGTCGGATAGCTCGGTAGTGTCCTGAAGCGGCGTGTTCTATTCTAGGGAGTCTGACTGCCCGGCGGTACCGCTAACTTCCTCTGTTGGACCGACTTCTGTGACAGGGTTCTGGCTAGGCATGTCAGTTTGTGTATTTTCCCTCTCTcctgaatggtttctccccaaaGAGGTTGCCAATTTAGGGCGTCACATCCCGAATTTTCTGATTCCCTCTTCCCTTGACCgctagattggctatagaaaTATTCACTCTCAACAAAGTCGCAATTCATAGTGGTGTATATGCGATCTGTTGAAGGATCATAGCAACGATaacctttttgattttttccataTCCCATGAAGACACATTTGACTGCACAAGGTGAGAATTTATCACGATCATGTTTCGGAATGTGAAAAATATTGTACAGCCAAAGATTTTGGGCCTAAGATGTAAGGAGGACGGAACCGAGttaagagaagaaaatatttcTAGGGTAGTTTTGAAATTGAGGATTCATGTGGGAAGACGAATTAGTAGGTAAACAGCAGTGGCgatggcttctggccagaaggatTTCGGGATATTGGATTCGATCAAGAGAGCTCGGGTGATTTCAAGGATATATCTTTTTTTTCGCTCGTCGAGCCCATTTTGTTTTGGTGTATATGCACAAGAGGTTTGGTGGACAAGGCCTTTTTCGGAGAAGAAAGATTGCATCTTAGAGTTCACATATTCCATCTCATTATCGGATCTAAGGATTTGAATTTTGGAGTTATACTGGGTCTGAACTAGACTATAGAACTCGGTGAATTTGCAAAAACCTCTGATTtagttttcaaaaaatatatccaaGTCATTCgagagaaatcatcaataaatagcaaaaaataTAGAAATCCTTGCCCCCCAGTAACCGGGAccgggccccacacatcagaatggaTTAAGGCAAATGGAGATTTTTCTCTAGTATTGTTCAATTTGAAGGAATGTCTATggctttttgccaaaacacaagtttcacaattcaAGACATACG is a window of Salvia splendens isolate huo1 chromosome 3, SspV2, whole genome shotgun sequence DNA encoding:
- the LOC121796440 gene encoding uncharacterized protein LOC121796440, whose product is MALWMFVAWCCHANVSYIQKKHETSGPDSRAAFQGFYFDCLKSVMRCLYPRSYRYVMCFLMYTMFIQFLGKQKDGSARRSAVSGKKILLKLDKTKEDNLAENNRNELLKFLNASYD